One Acropora palmata chromosome 2, jaAcrPala1.3, whole genome shotgun sequence genomic window carries:
- the LOC141864051 gene encoding uncharacterized protein LOC141864051 encodes MRTTLTSLYLLALLFTFADSLALKHTNGPSGRKSVVVQTAVPRSSWECHPGCKKFCLSSCKRSCCAPGAPNYSPDMFPQLVNYQASLPPPPPPPPACPTGCPSTCYPNCDAGCCSPVNQPPAYPQYPPYTGYDPCVAQSCSSACAPQCKPDCCRSQALNLSIRPVYLGSQASPATAKESPSASRKPKPSPPPPPPPKKKIASNKKPKTGLVCVPQCQRLCKPVCIFKCCLPTYKFHDSLPEPKKTVKPHHVKPIASPQRAPVPKLFSQPKPTEARVPDAQQPYADDQQSPYGEPYQNPYQADISSYMTQQQPAVAMQQQSFPYGAVPQNPMAPYADYQGQTSPGLAPLTCPEPSCSDACAPMCSRSCCAGIAPLLPQPWDKRSIRPHKA; translated from the exons ATGAGGACAACCTTGACCTCTCTTTATCTCTTGGCGTTGCTGTTCACGTTTGCGGACAGCTTGGCTTTGAAACATACGAACG GTCCCAGTGGTAGAAAGTCGGTTGTAGTTCAAACTGCTGTGCCTA GATCCTCATGGGAGTGCCATCCCGGATGCAAGAAATTCTGTCTTTCATCGTGCAAGAGAAGTTGCTGTGCACCTGGGGCCCCGAACTACTCCCCTGATATGTTCCCACAGTTGGTCAATTATCAAGCTTCCCTTCCGCCTCCCCCTCCGCCTCCGCCAGCATGCCCAACCGGGTGTCCCTCTACTTGTTATCCTAACTGTGATGCAGGATGTTGCTCCCCAGTGAATCAACCACCAGCTTATCCTCAATATCCTCCTTACACGGGATATGACCCCTGCGTTGCTCAGAGCTGTTCCTCTGCTTGTGCTCCTCAATGTAAACCAG ATTGTTGCCGCTCCCAGGCCCTGAATCTAAGCATTCGTCCAGTTtacttgggaagtcaggcatCACCTGCTACAGCCAAAGAAAGCCCTTCCGCCAGCCGCAAACCCAAACCCTCTCCGCCGCCACCTCCGCCGCCGAAGAAGAAAATTGCCTCAAACAAGAAGCCTAAGACTGGACTAGTCTGTGTACCTCAGTGTCAAAGACTCTGTAAACCAGTGTGCAT ATTTAAATGCTGTTTGCCAACATACAAGTTCCACGATTCACTCCCTGAGCCTAAGAAAACAGTCAAGCCTCATCACGTCAAACCAATAGCTTCTCCCCAAagggcaccagttcccaaacTGTTCTCACAACCAAAACCAACCGAAGCCAGAGTCCCAGACGCTCAACAACCTTATGCAGACGATCAGCAGTCACCTTATGGGGAACCTTATCAAAATCCTTATCAAGCTGATA TTTCTTCTTACATGACCCAGCAACAGCCAGCTGTCGCAATGCAGCAACAGTCCTTCCCTTACGGCGCTGTTCCACAGAATCCCATG GCTCCTTATGCAGACTATCAAGGACAAACATCCCCAGGCCTTGCACCCTTGACCTGTCCAGAGCCATCTTGTTCAGACGCGTGTGCACCAATGTGTTCACGAAGCTGCTGTGCAGGAATAGCCCCCCTACTGCCGCAACCTTGGGACAAGAGAAGCATAAGACCACACAAAGCCTAA